Proteins from one Terriglobia bacterium genomic window:
- a CDS encoding helix-turn-helix domain-containing protein has product MSWKCSGWVKEQTVTPSGERLLISEKFVWLVLADYHNTAKAAAWPSVPNLARECLMEERTCYRVISELERKLCIVRRRNGTGRGAKNEYLFVGFDVTIEQARELQKPSDKGCQIVTLREAKNPDTRLTLPTSERVTETRGIPDRIPDKNTDTNTDTISGDAIENKENQTTTGFRTGFRTGLRTGNSEPEGSADEAIIRETLRNGFEYDSYKH; this is encoded by the coding sequence ATGAGCTGGAAGTGCTCAGGCTGGGTCAAAGAGCAAACGGTCACGCCAAGCGGGGAGCGGCTGCTTATCAGCGAGAAGTTTGTGTGGTTGGTCCTCGCCGACTACCACAACACAGCGAAGGCAGCGGCGTGGCCCTCTGTACCGAACTTGGCGCGTGAATGCCTGATGGAAGAACGGACCTGTTATCGCGTAATCAGTGAGTTGGAACGCAAGTTGTGTATCGTGCGCCGTCGCAACGGTACCGGTCGCGGCGCAAAGAATGAATATCTGTTTGTGGGCTTCGACGTGACCATCGAACAGGCGCGGGAGTTGCAGAAACCCTCTGACAAAGGGTGTCAGATTGTCACCCTTCGTGAGGCTAAGAACCCTGACACGCGACTCACCCTTCCCACTTCTGAAAGGGTGACAGAAACGCGCGGTATACCTGACAGGATACCTGACAAGAATACTGACACGAATACTGACACGATTTCCGGCGATGCGATTGAAAACAAAGAAAACCAGACGACAACCGGTTTTAGAACCGGTTTTAGAACCGGTCTTAGAACCGGTAACAGCGAGCCGGAAGGAAGCGCGGACGAAGCGATCATTCGAGAAACGCTGAGGAACGGATTCGAGTATGACAGTTACAAACATTGA